The stretch of DNA AGGAGCGGCGCACCCACGATGAGAGGGTCATTGTTCGCATGGGGCGCGACTTGCCGCAATGCGAACTTGCTTCGGCGTCGGCGCGACCAAGGTTGGTTCGCCGCCTGGCTGCGCGATCACCTGCAGGTCGGGCGTCATCGGCGGCCCTTCTGGCTCCCATCCTGACGTGGTCACTGAGCAGTAGCGGTCGGCCCACGATCTGAGGGTCCGGGGACCCTGCTGCCGGGCGCTGCCGCCTACAGGTGTGTCACCGACGGCACACCTGCAGTGTCAGCTCCGTGACGGACGCGGTAGCGGGAACGGCGCACGATGACGACATGACTGAGAACACGAAGACCAACCGCATCCGCAAGATCGCCGCCGTGGCGACCGCAGCCGTCCCTGCGAGCTTGCTCGCCGCAGCCGCCGCGGCGACGGCAGCCGCTTGCCCGAATGGCCCGCCCTGCTAACTCGGGCGGGCCATTGATGAACGCCATGTAGCCCGGGCTGCTGTCAACACATGAGGCCGGCACGCACGCAAAGCTCTTCCTTCCCGCTGACCTGCATCCCTCCGTCGGCGGTGCCGGTGCCGCTGACAGCGACCGAGCGGCCGCACGCGTCACCGGTGGCGCTCACCGCGACCATGGAGGCGCATGATCCGGCCGCCGCAGGTCCGGTGCCGCTGATGCTCGCCGTGTTGCCGCCGCCCTCCCAACACAGCGAGTTGCAGTCACCGTCTGCTCGGTTGGTGCCGGAAACCGAGACGTCGTTGCCGGTGGACGTACCCGTACCCGTCACTCCCAGGTAGTTGGCGCTCGAAGAACCCGTGCCGGTCACGGCGGCGATGTTGTCGACTGAAGCGCCGGTGCCCGTCACGCCCACGACGTTCCCGGTAGACGCACCCGTCGTGGTGGCGGCGGCGAAGCAATCGTCGGTCCAGCCACCGGCCGACGCGCACAGGAACCTGCCGCCCTCGTCCTGGCCGCCGGTTCCGATGCCGTACAGGTCCCCTTCGTCCTTGTACTCGCCGCCGGTGCGCGGCGCGTGCACGATCTCGACCGATGCTGTGCCCGCCAAAAGGAAGGGGAGCGGGCCGGGCTCGTGGCAGCGGTTCGCCACCATCACCGGGTCGGTCACGACGAATACTCCCGTCGCCGCGCCGGCCAGGCCCGTCGTTGCAGCCGTGACCGAGCCTGCCAGCGTCGGGGCGTGGAAGTCGGCACGTATCGACGCACTCGTCACCGCGATGACCACGGCTGCACCGACGCGCTGGTACGTGAAAGCGATGCTGACGGTGACGGCGTCGAGGTCGCCGACCTCGTTGGGCATGCCGCTCCGGTATACCGTTCCCACGGCATACGGGTCGGTCATCGTGATCGTCCCCGCCGCCTGTCCAAGCGTCGGGCAGTACGGGGTGCCGGACTCCTGGTACACCACCCGTCCGCTGTTGCCCGACATGTTCAACGCTTCGATCTTCACGTCCCAGAGCTGGTTGAACGCATCTGCTTGCATCCAGCCCGCGCCTTTGGCACCTCCCCCGAACGTGGCCGAGCAGTTCAGGCACGGGAAGACGGGCAGCGTGCCCTCCATGACGTACTGGAGCTCCAGCCCCCCGCTTGCCCCTGTCACGGCGACCGAAGCCGAGGCGGGGTCGGCCCCGACGAGAGGCACGACCCCGAGCACTGCGACGACCACCGCGAGGCGCAGGACGCGCTTACGCACCCACGCCCTCGATGTTGCCGGTGACGGTAAAGCCGACAGGCCGCCGGGGGCCGAGCGCGCACGCCTGGCTCGCACCCGCCGCATCGGTGTACTGCACCACCGCGGGACCGGCGCCGGTGAACCCTGTCGAGAAGCTGCCGGTAGCGCCGGTCACGCTCTGCCAGTACAGCGTCACCGTGGCCGGGTTGACGACAATGACGGCGCCTGCGGCGGCACGCTGGTAGGTGAAGCGGAACGTGATGACCGAACGCGTGATGCCACCCAACACCGTGTCGCCGGAGACGTACACCTGCCCTGCGACCTGCCCTGCTGCTGCCGAGCTGTCGATCGTGATGATGCCCGTATACCCGTAGGCGAGGCTCCCGGCGGCCTGTGAGGCGGCCAAGCAATAGGGGAAGCCGTCGACCTGGTACTGGATGGGCTGATCAGCGAACGGCGCCGCCTTCAAGGTGAAGTTGGCCGTGTAGAGGCGCGAACCTGAGGAGCCTGTCACCTGCGCATTTCCGGTCAAGCTTCCCGACATCGACGCCTGCCTGATCGCACCGTTCGTCGGGTACTCGGGCAACGTGCCCATGGCAACGAACTGGAACGCCCCGGCGCCATTGGCTTGAGCGGGTGCGAGGCTGTTGACGCCCCCAGGGACGACGAGCATCGCCAACGACGCGAGAGCTAAGAGCAAGCGGTTGTGCATCGACAATTCCTTTCGGTTGTTGGTGTCGGGGCGCGCGGAAACAGAGCCGGAAAAGTGGCGCGCAAAGCTGACTGAATTACGACGACGTGAGGGGGCGGCCCGGGAGCGAGGGCGCCGAAAGAGCTAGCTGGCGCTCCACCGCGCCGCAGTGGCGTGGTAGGAGGCTTCAGCGATCAGCCACTTCGCCCCGACCGGGATCCTCATGGTTTGCGTGGCGTGCTCGGTCGTCAAGGTGAGCACCGACCCCAGCGGGTACGTGGACTCACGCGGTGCTTGTGTGCACGAGTCGACGACATAGAAGTTCAACGAGGAGTTGAGGTTGGCGCCGGTCCTGTTCAACGCCTTGGTGGCGTCGCGCCACGTGAACGTGAGGGTTTGGCCGCCCAAGCCGCTCACGTCGACGATCGACGTGGTTGCGCCGTTCGCCTTGGCCATGGCCTTCGGACAGCCTGCCGCCCGGAAGCTCGTGCAATACGCGCCTTCGCAGCCGTAGCGGATGCCGGTGGTGGCACGAGTGCTGCCTTGAAGCACTGGACCTGCGTTGGCTCCAGGTACGACGCTGGCGAGTGCCGCTATGGCACCAACGGCGACAAGTGCCCGTTTCCTGCTACGCGGCATCGCGAACTCGTTGCTTCTCAAGGACTGCACAGCGTTTCCCCCCATGGATGGCGTGTGTTACGAGTCCGCCGCCTGCAGATGAACCGTACCAGTATCAATACGAGGAATCAATAACGGGCTTCCCCTGAGTGCAATTGTCCCTGCCGTACTGAGACCTATATTCACTAGTACGGGCGAGATACTGCACCTATAGACGTGTAACACGTGTGTGGGAACGCGGCACGCCGCCACCGCTAAGGCGTGCGCCCGGTGAAGGCGATCAGCTTCGTCTGGTCGTCGGCGTCGCCGGGCACCGGCACCCGCGGCCCGAAGGCGGTACCGCCACGCATGCGCTCGTCCAGAGGTTCCATTGCCTTGTAGACCCGCACCACTTCCTCCGGGTCGAGCTTCTCGTCGAGCCCGGTGGCCCGCGCCAGGTCCCACGTGTGCACGAGGGTGTCGGCGATGCCGAAGCGCGCGATGAGCTGCTCGATCGTCATCGCACCCATGGGCGAGTCGACCTGCCGCTGCGCGACCTCGGGATTGTCGAGCGCCGACTGGATGGCGTCGCGCACCGCGGTCCATGCACCCACCGGGTCGTCGTCGACCGACGGCGCATCCACGCCCCCGCCCAGGAAGAACGACGCCGTGTCGACCAAGTGGCGCACCACGTCACGGGCCACCCAGCCCTCGCACGGCGCCGGGTTGTCCCACGCATCGTCGGGCACCGCTGTCAGTCGATCGGTGAACTGCTGGGCGACGTTGCGGTAGCGGTCGGCGATCTCACTCATGGGAGCGGAACATAGGCGACCACCCGTGCCTGTGAGCGGGGTCGGTGCGAACATGGCCGGCGTGGCCGTCGACCTGCGCAGGGTGGGGGAGGTGCAGGCGCGCATCTGCCGCGAGAACGGCTCCCCCCTCTACGAAGCCATCGTGGCCGCGCTGGTCGACCGCCTCGACGGCGACACCGCAGCCGCCGAGCTCCTGCGTACCGACCCCGGCGATCCCATCGGCACCGCGCTGTTCCTGCGCTTCCTCGGCGCCGTGCACCGAATTGTGCTCGCCGACCCGGCATCGCCGTTGTGCGCCTACTTCCCCTCGACCGGCGGCACCCCCGACGTCGAGGCTGTCGTGCCCGCCTTCTTCGCCGTCGTGGAGGAACACCGCGACCACCTGGCGCGCGCCATGCAGGCCGAGGTGCAGACCAACGAGGTCGGCCGCGCCGCCGTGCTGTCGGCGGCCGTGAACTGGGTTGTCGAGCGCATCGGCGGACCGGTGCGCCTGCTCGAAGTCGGCGCCAGCGCGGGCCTCAACCTGTGGCTCGACCGCTACCGGGTCACGACCGCCACGACCTCGTGGGGGCCGCCCCATTCTCCGGTGAACCTCGACGACCACTTCGCCTCGGGCAGCCC from Acidimicrobiales bacterium encodes:
- a CDS encoding TIGR03086 family metal-binding protein → MSEIADRYRNVAQQFTDRLTAVPDDAWDNPAPCEGWVARDVVRHLVDTASFFLGGGVDAPSVDDDPVGAWTAVRDAIQSALDNPEVAQRQVDSPMGAMTIEQLIARFGIADTLVHTWDLARATGLDEKLDPEEVVRVYKAMEPLDERMRGGTAFGPRVPVPGDADDQTKLIAFTGRTP
- a CDS encoding DUF2332 domain-containing protein, which gives rise to MPVSGVGANMAGVAVDLRRVGEVQARICRENGSPLYEAIVAALVDRLDGDTAAAELLRTDPGDPIGTALFLRFLGAVHRIVLADPASPLCAYFPSTGGTPDVEAVVPAFFAVVEEHRDHLARAMQAEVQTNEVGRAAVLSAAVNWVVERIGGPVRLLEVGASAGLNLWLDRYRVTTATTSWGPPHSPVNLDDHFASGSPPTPHVEVVERRGCDRNPLDLAQPSTRDLLRSFIWPEHTERLARLDAAFAVAEPVPIDRAHADDWAAEQLSALPDDVTTVLFHSVVMQYLEAAEVARFERTIRAAAHPRLAWLAMEPTPDYRHFEVTVEFGRPAQRVLLATTTAHGRDICWSPTTPSAPPGV